TGGCGAAGCTTGCGCCTCACCCGCTGATGCACTCAGTGCTACGGCTAGCCCCAGCCAGATGACAGCCGTCCATATCCGCCGGATTACAGGTCCGGCCATTCGCCTTTTTCTCACGTATACCCATCCTTTCGCAGACCTCAAATTATAGATAGCTAAACAAACAGATTTTTATCTCCTTACCCGGAAGCAAAGTATTCAAAACGAAAATTGGTGAAATTGTGCAAAAAACAGACACCCCGCGAAGGATGCCTGCCAGTAAAATGCTATTCTGCTCTGTTAACAAGCTTCAAGCTACATCAGTTTCTTGATATCATCCTTGAGCTGCTCAGACTGCGGTCCGAACACAATCTGTACGGCACCCTGCCCAAGCCGCATCACACCGGAAGCACCAAGCTGCTTAAGCGCGGAGTCTTTAACCGCCTTGTCATCATTTACGTTAAGGCGCAAGCGGGTGATACAGGCATCGATGCTGCGGATGTTCCCAGGACCACCGATATTCTCCAGAATCTTGGCGGCTCTGGAAGAGGAAGACACGGTCGCCCCGCCTTTGGACAGTTCAATGACCTCCTCCTCGCTGTCATCCTCGCGTCCGGGAGTTTTGAGGTTGAACTTGATGATAACAAAGCGGAATAAAACATAATATAGTAGGAAGAATGCCAACCCTACCGGAAACAGTACCCATGCGTTCGTTGAAATCTTAAGGTTCGTCAGATAGTCAATTAGACCTGCAGAGAAGCTGAATCCGAGCCGTACATCCAGGATGTACATCAGAGCCATTGACACACCGGTCAATAACGCATGGACAAGGTACAATAACGGTGCCAAAAACATAAATGAGAATTCCAGCGGTTCGGTAATCCCGGTAAGTATAGAGGCAATTGCAGATCCAATAAAGATGGAGGCTACCAGCTTTTTCTTCTCCGGTTTTGCGGTATGAATGAAAGCAAGCGCCGCACCAGGCAGAGCGAACATCATAATCGGGAAGAAGCCGGTGGTGAACATTCCTGCACTTTTATCTCCGGCCAGGAAACGCCAAACGTCACCATGGACTACCTCGCCGGCTGCATTGGTAAAGTCACCTAGCTGGAACCACGCAATGGTATTGATAACATGATGGAGGCCGATCGGAACGAGCAGACGGTTCGCCGTACCGAACACGAAGGCACCAATGGCACCCAAGCCTACTACCCAGTTACCGAAATCACTGATAACATCTTGTATCGGGCTCCAGACCATACCAATGAAGACCGCCAATACCATTGTCGAGGCTGCAGTAACAATAGGAACAAACCGTTTACCTGCGAAGAAGCCGAGCCAATCTGGCAATTTGATATTGTGATACTTTTTGTATAGGAAAGCGGCCCATGCACCAGCAAAGATCCCCCCAAGTACGCCCATATCCAGCACTACATCGTCACCTATGAAACTAAAGGTTCCCGGTACGATCAACAATACTTTGGTAAGAACCATATACGCAATAAGCGCCGATAAAGCAGCTACAGCATCACCGGCAAAGCCTATGGCAACCCCTACCGCAAAGATCAGTGCCAAGTTGCCGAAAATCGCACCCGAACCTGCGTTTAAGAATGGAGCAACATACTGGTTCAAGAATCCGCCGATAGCGCTACCCAGATGTAAATCCTTTTCGTAATCGAGAAGGCCGAGTCCCTGCAGTAGAGCTGCCGCCGGTAAAGTTGCCACTGGAAGCATCAGAGATTTCCCTAACTTCTGTAGAAAAGCCAACATAATGAAATCATCCCCCTGGTTTCATATTAATAAGTGTATGTTCTATAGCTGTGAAGCTGCTGTGGTAAGAATACTGCTCGTTCCTGCCGTAACCTGGCCGTAATGGAAATCGACCTCCGGAGGTTCCTCCCCGTTATGGGTCACAATCACTGGAGTAATGGTACGGTACCCCGCAGCCCGGATCGCCTCCAGATCGAATTCGATCAGCGTCTGCCCTGCCTGCACTTCATCTCCGTTGGCAATATGGCTGATGAAGCCTTCGCCCCGCAAGCTGACCGTATCAATTCCGATGTGCATCAGCAGCTGTAACCCTGAGGCATGCTCCAGGATTAGAGCATGATTGGTTTTGACCACATGCGCGATTTTTCCGTCAAAAGGGGCCGTTATACGTCCCTCTATAGGTTCTATGGCAATGCCTTGGCCCATATGCCCGCCAGCAAAGGTCTCATCCGGCACTTCTGTTAATGGTACGGACTGTCCGCTGACCGGAGCGTATATCTCCAGGCGGGTTACCCCCTCAGTAGGTTTCTCTTCTTTTTTAGCTTTCCATCTCGAAAACATAAAAGTCACTCCTTGCTGCCGCTATTTA
The sequence above is a segment of the Paenibacillus sp. FSL R7-0204 genome. Coding sequences within it:
- a CDS encoding PTS sugar transporter subunit IIA codes for the protein MFSRWKAKKEEKPTEGVTRLEIYAPVSGQSVPLTEVPDETFAGGHMGQGIAIEPIEGRITAPFDGKIAHVVKTNHALILEHASGLQLLMHIGIDTVSLRGEGFISHIANGDEVQAGQTLIEFDLEAIRAAGYRTITPVIVTHNGEEPPEVDFHYGQVTAGTSSILTTAASQL
- a CDS encoding PTS transporter subunit EIIC codes for the protein MLAFLQKLGKSLMLPVATLPAAALLQGLGLLDYEKDLHLGSAIGGFLNQYVAPFLNAGSGAIFGNLALIFAVGVAIGFAGDAVAALSALIAYMVLTKVLLIVPGTFSFIGDDVVLDMGVLGGIFAGAWAAFLYKKYHNIKLPDWLGFFAGKRFVPIVTAASTMVLAVFIGMVWSPIQDVISDFGNWVVGLGAIGAFVFGTANRLLVPIGLHHVINTIAWFQLGDFTNAAGEVVHGDVWRFLAGDKSAGMFTTGFFPIMMFALPGAALAFIHTAKPEKKKLVASIFIGSAIASILTGITEPLEFSFMFLAPLLYLVHALLTGVSMALMYILDVRLGFSFSAGLIDYLTNLKISTNAWVLFPVGLAFFLLYYVLFRFVIIKFNLKTPGREDDSEEEVIELSKGGATVSSSSRAAKILENIGGPGNIRSIDACITRLRLNVNDDKAVKDSALKQLGASGVMRLGQGAVQIVFGPQSEQLKDDIKKLM